CCGGATGCACGCGCTGCCCCCTGGCGGAGTCGCGCACCCAGGTCGTCGTCGGAAGCGGGGATGCGAACGCCGACCTGATGTTCGTGGGCGAGGCGCCCGGGTTCCACGAGGACAAGCAGGGCGTGCCCTTCGTCGGGCAGGCCGGCAAGCTGCTCGAGACGTTGCTCGAGGAGATCGGCCTGCGCCGCGACCAGGTGTTCATCGCGAACGTGCTGAAGTGCCGACCGCCCGGCAACCGCGATCCGCTGCCGGGAGAGATCGAGGCGTGCCAGGGCTACCTCCACACGCAGATCCAGCTGATCCGGCCGGTCGTGATCTGCACGCTCGGCAACTTCGCGACGAAGCTGCTGTCCGGCAGCCCGCTCGGCATCACGCGGGTGCGCGGGACGCCCCAGACGCACACGTACGGGGCGGTGACCGTCCAGCTGTTTCCGATCTACCACCCCGCGGCGGCGCTCTACACGCCGGCCATGCTCGAGATGCTG
This is a stretch of genomic DNA from Gaiellales bacterium. It encodes these proteins:
- a CDS encoding uracil-DNA glycosylase, producing the protein MVADAAARAAELERRAAEWAGCTRCPLAESRTQVVVGSGDANADLMFVGEAPGFHEDKQGVPFVGQAGKLLETLLEEIGLRRDQVFIANVLKCRPPGNRDPLPGEIEACQGYLHTQIQLIRPVVICTLGNFATKLLSGSPLGITRVRGTPQTHTYGAVTVQLFPIYHPAAALYTPAMLEMLRGDFRLIPALLAGNAEEPSLPPASEPAPAIEADLPALEDVQLSFQF